A single Candidatus Krumholzibacteriia bacterium DNA region contains:
- a CDS encoding PilC/PilY family type IV pilus protein → MRTRLIIGIMAACVLAGVAPAALAQSCDYPLFVLQGSVDANVVFLFDSSGSMNEAIMHDNYDAGRNWSGAFNRSRDYNVNTTGTYSPRSFINSAPTTPTAKLAASDQGEAGSYTGNYLNWVFYHATATERAEIPVYTRIQLAKAAVNAVIAAADSRIRFGVFKFNGEIGGLKVSDLGTDRATIATQVNAIRGSGYTPLAEALVTIKNYFTYDANAIQYACQRNFVVIATDGLPTRDDNSGYTDTNGNGYALDEVAAALKDADLWGDADDGKQYANTYTIGMNIDAPVLADAAAAGEGSYFTANNAAELSNSLARVLRDIVNRISSGAAVAVVSTEGGTADYLYRAKFLPSDWTGYLEAFQQPYLTGDLPVWEAGDVLLNRSPGSRTIFTSVGGTRRDFSAGQAGNLRAALGAASDAEAAEIIAWTRGEDVAGYRVRENGWILGDIVESSPVPVGPPGGYSLYNDYAGFYAANANRERVIYVGANDAMVHAFLASTGEELWAYIPNDQLGNLSEIADPDYCHHFSVNLTPRVADVYVNNAWRTVLVGGEKQGGAAYFALDITDPNNPDFMWENNIASVSASWAQPEIVRMANTNDYVAFVGSGLDAAGEARLVGFSMEDGSSVSDIALSSIADLNMATSCTSVDLNLDEVEDVMYVADLAGNLWRIDLTSGTPSKQLLFQTSGEPIQAEPTVTVDYDRDVYIYFGTGRYVHRDDMLDTSARRYYCIIDRNDGQTVTMGDLVDQTSTINEVEAADGWYLDLDLAPGQRVTEPSAIVAGIVYFTCYAPNSEPCSAGGNSWLYAVQFRNGAGYDGDDDSGNDTTDNRYTDLGDGIVTKPVVDIVNEKVLIQNSDTRILAEDTYGLMRQLIVRSWRQQY, encoded by the coding sequence ATGCGTACGAGACTCATCATCGGGATCATGGCCGCGTGCGTGCTGGCGGGGGTAGCCCCGGCTGCGCTCGCGCAGAGTTGTGATTATCCTCTGTTTGTTCTGCAGGGATCGGTCGACGCGAACGTGGTGTTCCTGTTCGACAGCTCCGGCAGCATGAACGAGGCCATCATGCACGACAACTACGATGCAGGGAGGAACTGGTCGGGGGCGTTCAACCGCAGTCGCGACTACAACGTGAACACCACCGGCACCTACAGCCCGCGCAGCTTCATCAACAGCGCGCCCACCACGCCAACGGCCAAGCTGGCCGCCAGCGACCAGGGCGAGGCCGGTTCCTACACGGGGAACTACCTGAACTGGGTCTTCTACCACGCGACGGCGACGGAGCGGGCGGAGATCCCGGTGTACACGCGCATCCAGCTGGCCAAGGCGGCGGTCAACGCCGTCATCGCCGCGGCCGATTCGCGCATTCGCTTCGGCGTGTTCAAGTTCAACGGCGAAATCGGCGGCCTGAAGGTGTCCGACTTGGGCACCGACCGGGCCACCATCGCCACCCAGGTCAACGCCATCCGCGGCAGCGGGTACACGCCGCTGGCGGAGGCGCTGGTCACCATCAAGAACTATTTCACCTACGACGCCAACGCCATCCAGTACGCCTGCCAGCGCAACTTCGTGGTGATTGCCACCGACGGTCTTCCCACCCGGGACGACAATTCCGGCTACACCGACACGAACGGCAACGGCTACGCACTGGACGAGGTTGCGGCGGCGCTCAAGGACGCCGACCTGTGGGGCGACGCGGACGATGGGAAGCAGTACGCCAACACCTACACCATCGGCATGAACATCGATGCGCCGGTGCTGGCCGACGCCGCCGCGGCGGGCGAGGGTTCGTACTTCACCGCCAACAACGCCGCCGAGCTGTCCAACAGCCTCGCGCGCGTGCTGCGCGACATCGTCAACCGCATCTCCTCGGGTGCGGCGGTGGCGGTCGTCTCGACCGAAGGCGGTACCGCGGACTACCTGTACCGCGCCAAGTTCCTGCCCTCCGACTGGACGGGCTATCTCGAGGCGTTCCAGCAGCCATACCTCACCGGTGACCTGCCGGTGTGGGAGGCGGGGGACGTGCTGCTGAACCGCAGCCCGGGTTCGCGCACCATCTTTACCTCCGTCGGCGGAACCCGCCGCGACTTCTCCGCCGGCCAGGCCGGCAACCTGCGTGCGGCCCTGGGCGCGGCCTCGGACGCGGAGGCGGCCGAAATCATCGCGTGGACGCGCGGTGAAGACGTGGCCGGATACCGCGTGCGCGAGAACGGGTGGATCCTGGGGGATATCGTGGAATCGTCACCGGTGCCGGTGGGGCCGCCGGGCGGGTACTCGCTGTACAATGACTACGCGGGGTTCTACGCGGCCAACGCCAACCGCGAGCGCGTCATCTATGTGGGCGCCAACGACGCCATGGTTCATGCCTTCCTGGCCTCGACCGGCGAGGAACTGTGGGCCTACATTCCCAACGACCAGTTGGGCAATCTCAGTGAGATCGCGGACCCGGACTACTGTCATCACTTCTCCGTCAACCTGACCCCGCGCGTCGCCGACGTGTACGTGAACAACGCGTGGCGCACCGTGCTGGTGGGTGGGGAGAAGCAGGGGGGCGCTGCATACTTCGCCCTCGATATCACGGATCCCAACAATCCCGACTTCATGTGGGAGAACAACATTGCTTCGGTGAGTGCGTCGTGGGCGCAGCCGGAAATCGTCCGCATGGCCAACACGAACGATTATGTGGCCTTCGTCGGCTCCGGCCTGGATGCTGCCGGCGAGGCGAGGCTCGTTGGTTTCAGCATGGAAGACGGCAGCAGCGTGAGCGATATCGCGCTCAGCAGTATCGCCGACCTCAACATGGCGACGAGCTGCACGTCCGTGGACCTGAACCTCGATGAAGTCGAGGACGTGATGTACGTCGCCGACCTGGCGGGAAACCTGTGGCGCATCGACCTGACCAGCGGCACGCCGAGCAAGCAGCTGCTGTTCCAGACGTCCGGGGAGCCCATCCAGGCCGAGCCCACCGTGACCGTGGACTACGACCGTGACGTGTACATCTACTTCGGCACCGGCCGCTATGTGCACCGCGACGACATGCTGGACACCAGCGCCCGGCGGTACTACTGCATCATCGACCGCAACGACGGCCAGACCGTCACCATGGGTGATCTCGTCGATCAGACCTCGACCATCAACGAGGTCGAGGCGGCCGACGGATGGTACCTGGATCTGGATCTCGCGCCCGGGCAGCGGGTCACGGAACCGAGCGCGATCGTGGCCGGCATCGTGTACTTCACCTGCTACGCTCCCAACAGCGAGCCGTGCAGCGCGGGCGGAAACTCGTGGCTGTACGCGGTGCAGTTCCGCAACGGCGCCGGCTACGACGGCGACGACGACAGCGGCAACGATACGACGGACAACCGATACACCGACCTCGGCGACGGCATCGTCACCAAGCCGGTGGTCGATATCGTCAACGAGAAAGTCCTCATTCAGAACAGCGATACCCGCATTCTGGCCGAGGACACCTACGGGTTGATGCGGCAGCTCATCGTCCGCTCGTGGCGGCAGCAGTACTAA
- a CDS encoding prepilin-type N-terminal cleavage/methylation domain-containing protein translates to MKGRPMRTSLNMTKRTGGDTGVTLVELMMTIVIFAIVLAVINNVFFSTNRLYGNTTLRAGQQMNVRAAVSLMITELRTAGCDPVVDGNPIVPFLMASGDSVHVQADYNADAVISTAEPSETVLYYYDPLQQAVMRDPGTGPQTLINNVTACAFTYFDDTNTPIAAPVVGADINRIRSIGINITTTTNGGGDVDTDTRVGLRNG, encoded by the coding sequence GTGAAAGGACGACCCATGCGCACCAGCCTGAATATGACAAAGCGCACCGGGGGTGACACCGGGGTGACCCTGGTGGAACTGATGATGACGATCGTGATCTTCGCCATCGTGCTCGCCGTCATCAACAATGTGTTCTTCTCCACCAACCGCCTGTATGGCAACACCACGCTGCGCGCCGGCCAGCAGATGAACGTCCGCGCCGCCGTATCCCTGATGATCACGGAACTGCGCACTGCCGGCTGCGACCCGGTGGTGGACGGAAACCCGATTGTGCCCTTCCTGATGGCCAGCGGGGACAGCGTCCACGTGCAGGCGGACTACAACGCGGATGCAGTCATTTCCACGGCAGAGCCGTCGGAGACGGTGCTCTACTACTACGACCCGCTGCAGCAGGCGGTGATGCGCGACCCGGGCACAGGGCCGCAGACGCTCATCAACAACGTGACCGCGTGCGCCTTCACCTATTTTGACGACACCAATACGCCCATCGCTGCGCCGGTCGTGGGCGCGGACATCAACCGCATTCGTTCCATCGGTATCAACATCACCACCACCACCAATGGCGGGGGCGACGTGGACACCGATACCCGCGTCGGCCTGCGCAACGGCTAG
- a CDS encoding prepilin-type N-terminal cleavage/methylation domain-containing protein, which translates to MPTTDRTTAAQRGFSLVELMVVMAILAVGLLPLAFIQTRAQQNVADSGRFTEALALAQMQMESAKSLGSGNVATDSGLVDVYTWRRDVTTLVPGPVPARLDRITLSVNWTEHGRPQSLQIINMMSAR; encoded by the coding sequence ATGCCAACTACTGATCGCACCACCGCCGCACAGCGTGGTTTCAGCCTCGTCGAACTGATGGTCGTGATGGCCATCCTCGCCGTCGGTCTGCTGCCGCTGGCGTTCATCCAGACCCGCGCGCAGCAGAATGTGGCCGACTCCGGGCGCTTCACCGAGGCGCTCGCCCTGGCCCAGATGCAGATGGAGTCGGCCAAGAGCTTGGGCTCCGGCAACGTGGCCACGGACAGCGGCCTGGTGGACGTCTACACGTGGCGCCGCGATGTGACCACCCTGGTGCCCGGACCGGTGCCCGCGCGCCTGGACCGGATCACGCTGTCGGTAAACTGGACCGAGCACGGCCGGCCGCAGAGCCTTCAGATCATCAACATGATGTCCGCACGGTGA
- a CDS encoding GspH/FimT family pseudopilin: MTDIYYARSMAIAKRRTMQINFANDQYQVVDTVDGTVERTTNAPDGITFAASNNPNFYAWGLADAADITVAGSTSSVVVSVLPSGSVEHANY, encoded by the coding sequence ATGACCGATATCTACTATGCGCGCTCGATGGCCATCGCCAAGCGGCGGACCATGCAGATCAACTTTGCGAACGACCAGTACCAGGTCGTCGACACCGTCGACGGCACCGTGGAGCGGACCACCAACGCGCCGGACGGAATCACGTTCGCGGCCAGCAACAACCCCAATTTCTACGCCTGGGGCTTGGCGGACGCGGCCGACATCACCGTCGCCGGCAGCACCAGTTCCGTTGTGGTGTCGGTTCTGCCCAGCGGGAGTGTGGAACATGCCAACTACTGA